In Carassius gibelio isolate Cgi1373 ecotype wild population from Czech Republic chromosome A10, carGib1.2-hapl.c, whole genome shotgun sequence, the DNA window TCTTTGCTAGTTCAGCATGCTTAACTTCATAGCCAAACTcctgaaatcaaatcaaataaaaaaatcttgccAGGTCCATTTCATACGATATATGCcccaaaaaaagttatttcattaTAGTGTCAGAGCGTATTAAAACACGATCATGGTGTCATGTCAGTGTCGAGTGTGGCAAGATGTTCACTGCAGGTTTTAGCACCACAGACCTCATTAAACTCAGGGTTAAGTGTCTTCTTCTTGATCTGAGTTTTATACTTTGCTTTCTTTCCCATGTCAGGCTTCAAGTGACtgaaaaacagaattaaaaattcAGAAACACAAAATCCAGCGTGTTAAATGAGCGTAATGACTTTCACAAAACAATTCTACCAAGCAAATGATTCTTCTTACAGAGAACATTTTAATGACACTTTAAGAAGTGCTTTTTGGATTGCTGTATACTTGCATCTTTACAAAGGGGTCTGAATAGCCATTGGAGTCCATTGCTGCCAGATGAGCACATCGAACTACACCCACAATCAGACGACTTTGTTGGCTGTTGTAGGTGAGAGAAATCAGGATACGTCCCCTCTCCTCTTCCTTTTCGTCATTCTTCAACTACAAAATGCCACACAGAAGAGGAGTAAACCCATATATCTTCTTGTGGACACTAATTAACAGATCAGTCAATTAGCTGAACCATTTAACAAGATGCCTTATTATGCACACAGGTGCACAATGGGGATAATACCAACTAGAATCTCAAAAGATGATTATGATAATGCTCTCTTGGGAACACagtgttgtatttattttcatatttatttcacaCAATGTATGGTGCAGTTACCTCCTCCTCATAGAGCGCCATGCCACGAGATGCACCTGCGCCTGCAGTACATCTCACCTGTGTTTCAGGCGATAAACACAAGTCAATTCAATGCAATGCAAAGTCAATTTGGGTCATTTCTACAATTTGGATTATATGTCCCCATGAAACAATACTGCATATTTGACAAGAAATGCCACATGGTTTCCCATGCATAAATGTACCCCATTCAACACAAATTCATGTTTAGTACCTAACctagaaataataattttaaaaagcgcTTGACAAATTCCTGTAAAATCGAGGTAAAATTATTCTAAATtagctaattttaaatattagaaGGCACATTCAGTAATTATCTTTGACATaactcaccagtggatgctctgcagtggatgggtgccgtcagaatgagagtccaaacagctgataaaaacatcacaataatccacagcactccagtccatcggtTAATGACTGGTGAagtcaaaagctgcatgtttgtaagaagcaAATTCATCATTGAAGCATGTTTACCTTGCCTTAAAATGTTGCGTTTGGCAAAAAtaagtcaataaaaaaatatgagtcttccttcagaaaacaAGCCTGTCCCCTTTTTGTCCTCTCGCATCAAAATCCACCGacgtatttgtttagaactgcaTTGCAACTTGGTTTTCGCATTTGCTTAACAGTGTTTGAgctatgcatatttctctccttattCTGACAAGACGACTTTTCACTGAAGAAACCAATATTATAGATTATGGACCCCATaatgatttgaagttaaaaacatcttaatggtggatttgtttcttacgcACACATAGTTTTTCGCATCACAAgactttaactgatggactggagtgctgtggattacttgtggattattgggatgtttttatcagctgtttggactctcattttgacggcacccattcactgcagaggatccactgtaGAGAAAGTTATGCAATGCAAAACTCctcaaaatctgttcagatgaagaaacagtcCTGCATTATCTTAAAACATTAAACTGCATGttgttttgtaaaaatgtcaATGGGAAAAATTTCCCAGATCACGTGTAAAATATCTAGATTGTTAGGGTTATTATACTAAATTTTCTCCCTCTGATaagaataaaacaattattatattatatataaaatttcaacAAACCTGCTTAGTCCAAAGTGTAGGAATGACCCAAATATAATAAACTATCTACAGGACGTTTTACTGTCCCCTTCAGCTCACCGGAATCACTCTCTCAAGACACACATTGTAGGTCTTCTTCTGGTTCAGCTTCAGTTTTTTCAAGACCACACGCGTCTCTCCGATAAACTCATTATGGCCGAACTTGTCCTCATCACTGACCGAAAGCCTGCCGGGATACAATTCGGATGATGACCCTTTCCACTCTGGGAAATGTCACCGCTTTAATTAAGTCCACTGCAAACTATTCTAACAAAATACATCTCGTTGTAAattcaatgaaataaaatgcaagtcagcacATTCCAACACGCAAATAACTGAGGAAGGAGAACTGTAAACAATTAGCATTATGTTGTCCGTTCATTTACCTCTGAAAGCTTCAGTGCATTAAATACAGCTGCTTTTACCTGAGAGTCTTTTTCTGCATGTCTTCATTAGTGATGCCATGATAAACAAGCGTCTCGTTCCACACAGGGTTCAAGGTGGTACGAATCGTCTTTGTTCTTAGTTTGTTAGACTAAGAGATCAACAAGATATCATGCATCCATCACATTCTGTGAGTTTACCATTTCTACAACTACTTGTACAGCTTCATGTTGCAGTTATGTTGAACTAATATTCATCAGTTGGAAAGAGTCCAATGCTAAACGTTGCAATGCGATACATGTGCATTACATGCATTACGAATAAAAACGGCAAAAGCCATTGCGATAATGTCGTCAGAGCTAACTTGAGTATAATTGTTTATACCTAAACATATCTAAAAATGAAGTTGATGTATATGTCAGAAGAGCGTTTTAGCCTTTTAGTCTTCTCCACTGAGcagtaaaactaaatataaacatAGGCATGGTAAAGAACTTCTTTTTTTAATCCAATTGAGAAGATTGTCAGATTCAAACTTTTATGtgcttcatttttatttgtatttttcacatCACATAACCTCTTTTAAAGACCACTACCTTACTGGCTCCTGGAAGCAAGTGCAGTTTCACATAAGGATCAGCCAGACCATTGGAGTCCATGGGCTTGAGACCCTTCACCAAAGATGGAATAATTGCATGGTTAGCAGTTgaacacatgatccttcagaaaggtTTTTCCGGTGCAAAAGAAAGACAATACCTTTGCTTTGATTATATTGCAGTGCAGTTCGTTTTTCTCCTCCTCGTAGAGCAGACTGAAGTCCAACATGCCCAGAGTGGCTGGAAAGCGGACAAAATCGTGTCAGAGGCATGAAAAAGCAGACAGTGAAGAATAACAGTCTCATGCACACGTCTGCTGACTTTATGCAATCTGTGATGCAAGACTTGCATGCACGGTAAACCATTTTGTTCTGTGGTTCCCATGGGGTACAAACATGTCCATATGTCAGTGCAAATTAGCATCTTACTGGCATCGTCAGAGTCATAGCTGTTGGCGTCCTCTTCATCCTCTGCGGTGGGGGGTGGTGGCTGGCGTGAAGAGGGAATGATGTTGGCAGCTGGAAAACATGTGTTGGTCTGTATAGCAGGTGATGCCATGGCCTCCGATCGACTCACAGGATCTAGAAATCATACCAAGTGACGTGTGCTCTTATTGTGCAGATTGTGGGGAAACATAAATGTGCAATTGCAACAGTCTGATACTAAAAACAATTAAGTAAGGAAACACAGTAATCACATCCAGATCGATAACACATCCAGATGCATCAACCAACTGTAAGAAGCCATTTAGCTGATGCGGTTAACTGAAGCAATCTGCAGTGCGCTTGTTACAGGTTCAGTCCACTGGAGCAAtctgaggttaagtgtcttgatTAAGGGCACAGTGGCGACGAATTAAACGCTTGTGGGATTCAAACCTACAGCATTCTGCTCACAAGCCCAGGGACCACATTTATGAAGacttccacaaaatgttcctaaATGTGAACGTACATCACTATttgatatatgcacaaaaacttcctTTATAAATCCTAGTCCatcttaaatttaaatgtaaagtgaACAAGAACATCAGCTTCATCTAATGAGTTCATTTCAGTGACACATTGCAAAACAATATGCAAAATGCATATTACGATTGTCTATTCATCTTCACAttttaatagacagagctgtgtgtgtgtgtgtgtgtgtgtgtgtgtgtgtgtgtgtgtgtgtaatatggtATAATTTTGTAAATCTTATTTTTTCCAGGAAATcatattttagaatataattaCTGAATTATTTGCAGTGACATGATTATCACTAAGCAGATGCTTATTTGCACATAACATAATATTAAAGGGAGAGTTTGCCCACATATTTTAATGTTGTCATTATTTTCTAACCCTCTacttattccaaacctgtttgagtttcCGTCTTCTGCTGAAtacaacatatattatataatatatatgttgaagaatgctgttaaacagcagttgatggtagccattgacttctatagtatttttttttttcataaattttcatttttgtttttatgaactATCCCAATTATTTCAAGTAatgcaaaagtttttttgtttttgtttttgttttatttaactataataaccctggtgtgTGTCGTAATTACAAGTGGTGTCAGTTATTGCCTTTATAACGACCTATTTGCTCCTGAATTCTGACACAGAATGAAATCCGTGGAATTTACGTGGAACTGCGATGCAAGCAAAGGACACATACACTTGCAGAATATCCCCATTCCAGATTCATTACTGCCTATGCTATGTGTATCTGACAGGAGATCTCTCACCTTTTTGTATGGGAGTCACGGAAAGGGTTGACACTGGAGGTTTGGAGCTCATCGCTGGTAATTCTCTCTTCACCACAGGTGAGTAAGTTTGTTTGGACTGAACTGTGCTCCTGCTCATAGACTGTCCACCTCTGTCTTCTTCTAGGGCTCTTTGGGGTATGACAGAATGCTCGTCTCGTTTAGGGGGCATCGTTTCTGCTGAGCACAGGAGAAAACAGGAGAATGATACTGCAATCGTAAGTTTTACTTCCTTCTAGTGTTATTGAAATGCAGGACACTTGCCAGATATCTGCTGCTCTCTGTCGCTGACCTGCATGCTCTCTGAATAGAAATAGAGCAGTTTCTTTGGACCATGaattatgaaaacattacaataaattacCCATGCTTAgtgcaaatacataaaaaaataaattgcatgatACTGAGAATTTGTAATTGGGAATTAGTCCAATGCAAAGCCAAACTGAAACAGAGTTTACCTCCGTTTTTTGGCCGTGATGATACGGAAGGCTCTCGATCGGTGGAAGGATTGGTTGAAGTTGGTGCACTGGTGATGTCTCTATTATTAGAGATCGGTAAAGGAGCGGGTAAGATCTGATGTGGTAAACCTTTGAAGAACCAGGCACCAGAACGCTTCAGCATCTTTGGGAAAGAATAAATGATCATTTGGCAACTTTAATGTAGTTTTTGCACACTAATTTATTCTAATTCGCCACTAATAACATACGTTTGTGCTCAGTTTAGTAAACGCTTGCATGAGGGAACTGTAAGAGTCTGCTAAACTAATTTTGGCCTGACTACAGCCAAAGACAGAAATTTAAATTTAGGTTAAGAATCAGCCATTTTGCAGATCTTTGCTGTTCCACTTTCCAAGTAATTTGATACGCttaaaagacacacacaaaaaaaagctaAGCAATTTCAAACCCAGTTGAATCTCAGGAGATCAAATATACTGTACGTATATAACACCATTAGCTGGAATTCATAGAGTCTGAAAAATAGAATGGATTGCTATGCTTTCAAGTTAACTGCAAACCAATGCTGCATTACATCTTactatgttttattttacagcaccTGTGAATCTCATCTCAGCCAATTACCATCCACATCAGCATCAGCTGGGAGCCGGAATGGCTGgaatataaaaatgcagaaacTCAGTTCTACCCTGCTGTTATGATATAAAATGTCAGCGGCTCAGtggattaatttaaatattatttatagagCATTTAGGAGTTGATTTAAAAACGTTGTAGAAATGGATTTGTTTAATTGCTGCATAAGCACAGCCGTCAAAACGAAGGATCTCGTCAATGCCAGGTAAGTGCAGATATGCATAAACacttttctgaaaataaaaacagatgtttAAACAGTACACAGTACAGTTACATCCATATCAAATTTaatgaataattcacccaaacagGAAATGGCTCACATGATGTTTTCATATAGTGTgtgagaaattatttattttcaatatttatgcaACTTATTTCCATTAAATTTCAGTTTAAAGTGATCGCAGTGATAAAAAGCACGTGACTTGTGCTCTTCTGATTTTGCATATCCAaatcacaaatgtgtgtgtgtatatatatttttttttttgcattttattttagcattttgctTAGttcaagtactaaaataactaaataaaatgtaatgcattttatagacaatttttaaaaatgaataaatatgaaaaaaatcacttcatttaactaaaaataaattgccaaaagaatatttaaaaataaaatcgaaTTCAAACTATATTAACAAAAACCATAATACTATGTCaataatatctaaaaaaaaaaaacactgcatcaaCATCATCAAACTTGATACAACACGTCTGAAAGTAATTTAAGAGCTCCACAAATAAATGACTTAAATCTGTTTCTCATTCAAAGCatgtgacttcagaagacttggattttAGCCCACGtcgcatggactattttaatgatgcttTAATTGCACTTTTTGGACCTTGGAAGTCACGGTCGCAATGAACTGTCATTGTCTGAACAGGATGAGCTGGAGAAGTCTCCATTAGTGTGGAAAGAACAGCAAAATGATGCAAAATGATGAGGTTTTGTCTGAACTGTTATTGCTAAAACACAATTGAGATATACCTCCATGCATCTCACCTCTTTGTGCTCACTGCAGATTTTGCACAGCCATATTGGACTGGAATGAGTGACGCTTTGAACGCCACACTTAGTGCACATGTTCTGTGGGGGTGAAACACAGACGGCGCTGTAAACGCATTCAGATGGCCTTAACTTCCATCAGTAAAAACAGCCACACACTAAACATCTCCTCTGGGGTCATTAAACAGATTACTGATCTTTGGGTCATGCATCGCAGAAGACCGTGTCATTATTTCTGATCATGCAGACTGATTGGAATCCCTCTCAAATGTGCACATGACTCAGTTATAGACAGggcataataaatataaatgcatatcaCGCATTCATTTCAGCTGGGTTATTTCTGGACAAATCGTTAAGGGAAGAAGGACTCAGCATGCATTAAATAATTGCATGAGGTCAAAGGCTTGGCGAATGCATGTTTACCTTTTTACACTCGGTGCACACGACCGCTCTGACGCCCGTCAGGCCGAACTGTTGGCCGCAGAATAAACAACGCGAGTAACCATCACCGCAGGCCGTCCGCTTCATGCTGTCCAGGTGATTTACCAGACGCCTGCGGGACAAAAAACATCCAAGTATAAGGTCAGCACACTTCTGCACATCCTCCATGTCGTTGTTGTAATGTATTGACGTAAAGAACAGTGAGTTAAGACGTTACACAAGCAAAGtgctcagaaagagagagagagagaatgagaaggaAGGTGTTCTTCTCAGGTGTTGGTCAGTATTGCTTTTGCTACGGGAGCTACTGAGTCCAGTCCTGTGTGTGATAATGTGATAgcatatgtgaccctgaagataacacatttatatgaaaaaaaacctGTTTGGTCAACCAGTAGAAGACAGAGTGTTCGGGAAaagtgaaatgcatttatttatacagtatggATTGCTTCAAGGCAGCCTCACATTAATCACATTAACAGGGAAATAATAGTGCCAATGTTATAAAATTCAACAATTAATAGAGTAAATCAAGTTGTAAAGCAGCTTTATAGAAGACAATAGTGTAATAGTAATTTAGTTCAGTGTTTAATCAGTTCAGTTGTATTACTGAAGTTGGTGTCTTTATTCAGctcaagttttgttctcatcCAATAGTGTCAGTGCATTAGGTCAATTATATTTCTGTCTTTCAAAGCCCAACTTTTGATATCAACTTTGTTCCAGGTGTCATGCCGTATTAGGAATAAAAATGGACACACGAGACACATACTGTACGAGCAGGGAGCTTAAAATTAAATCATGTAGACAATATAAAACACAACCAAACAAGCATGAAGCTTCAGGTTTCAGACATTAGGTCTCTGTTTGATTGTTTTACTCTTTGAAACTGTTTTTCTTGGACAgaggaatatttcatttgcacAGAAATGAACAGAAACTTAATGGAGTGCTCTATATACTCTAAGTATTAACCTCATCTCAGTTTTTTCCTCAAAATTGCCTTATGATGAATACAAAAGGACACAACTTTTATAACAATTAATGAGGAAGAGAACTTAAAAAACATCATGGATATTGTAAAACGAATTAACGAATCTTCATTTGGTCTCCATTTAATCTTACTCCCACCTTCAACAGACAGTtgagacagtaaagacatctcATTATTTGATTTTTCTTTCCATCTGGCAGTGGACATATTTCATTGGATAAACATGGCTCTTTTTTATCTGAAGAGACCTAATGTTCTCCATTATTATTTACTGTACCTGAAATATCAAAGTTGTCTCAGTTGTTACTCCTAATATATCATGGGACAAATAGAAACGGACACAAATGAGTCAATAATTGACATACAGTAGGAGAATAAAGCTTCACAATGAATATGATGATAGATATTTCAATCTGAGAAGAATCTGCTGAGAAATGTTCACACTGTGGAGCTGAATTTGTTTCATAATGGATGGAATTAGCTAAATCgacactgttattgaactgaactgaatcaacattgaactgaaaaaaaagtctCTTTAGAGCTACTTTAAAGCAGAATTTGAATCGGTCTCATATTTGAAGACGTCTGCATCAttaattctgttatttttttcctgtgaatCAATCTGTTTCATATAAAGCACAACAGAAATAGAGTAGATTGAGCAGAACAACAACACGACTTCAAGTCAACGTCTCACCCAATCCTCTCTTGCTCCATGGCCTCCATCATCTTAGCTCGCGCCAGCACGCTGTTTATAATTTCCTTCTCCTCGTCCGTCAGCTCCTCGATTCCAGCGGTGGACTCCATCTGTCTGCCGTACATCTCGCAGTCCGTTCTAAAGAACAAGAACACAACAGTCAATTACACCCAGCGTGCAGCCAAACCAAACTGGAGCACAGAATGCTTTAATTTATGACCAAAAGCTCCCAGCGGCCCAATCTGTCTGTATGATTACCCAATCACAATCAACCAACAGAGGGGATTTTAGAGGAACACCGTGCTGCGCATACGGAGAGACGCATCGGTCAGGAAATAATTTTCAAAAGGTAGAGCAATTACAACAGCTGTTTTGCTCTTTATCTCCAGCGAAAGTGAAATCCGCTCGGTGCCTTTTGACATTAGAGCATGTCATAGCATTAATGAGTCGATGCACTGCTCTTTCCGGCGTGTTGGACAAATTCTATTCCGTCCCCACAGAGACACTCGAACCGCTGATTGAAAATGTCAAGGTGACAGAGGACATGACTGATGGCCATCTAGAGCTgaaaagaagaggaggaggacatCGAGACCGAGTAAAGGGGAGATTCTGTTCTGAAATTACATCACACTCTCACCAGCACTGTCACTATTCATCTCATCAGCCGTTTCCATAGAAAGCATGAACATGTGTCTCCAACGGgtatttgtattggaaaacaagacataaattttttgcatgcatgcacaATTTAAGGCCATAACTTTAGGAATTAAAGACCATCAGCTCTGATTTAAGATCTTTTTAAGGCTGTAATTTGTGGAAGGGTGAATTAAGACACAGAGAAACCCTTTGTCACAGACTACAATAGATCAATCAGAGTCTTTCTGGTAGGGTCAgctgttggggggggggggggtcattttcTATGCTGGGACATTAAGGATATTGATTGCATTATTGTATTATTAGCTAAAGCGAATTCAATATTACTGAGCCGTGAAATTCTGAAAGTTCAATAAAAAGCTAGCACAGCTGCGGAAATCTTTGGGTGAGTTTTATACACTAAATATTCTTATATGAAACTAAGCAGTCCATTCTATACAAGGATATTTAGTTAAACATCTATATTTTGGTGCTTTAAAGAACCCAGAAATCACTAATCTGAAGcacctacactcttaaaaaaaaatgtctttattggAATCAATGGttgcataaaaaacatttaacatcgATGGAATCTTTTTATTCCACAATAGGTTATTCGtggtggaaaaaggttctttagatcattaagaactgttcacttaaAGGTTCCTTAGGGAACCAGAAATGGTTCTTCCATGGCATCACTATGAACACACTTTtggaagttttatttttaaaagtgtataacGATACATCTTCATATAACTATATATGCTgttaaagggttaaagcctcTTTATTGGAACTGATGATTCAATAAAGAATATATAACATCCATGCAATGTTTCCATtgaacaaaaggttctttatagtggaacaaggttatttacatttttttttcacacactaagaaaatgttttctttcaaGAATTGGTAACCAGAACCAAAAAATGGTTGTTCTATGACACCCTTTTCGAAGAGATATTTGAAAGAGTGAATCatcatcaacatttataataatcgaATAGCCATAGAGAGTcttaaaaattaaagttaataaaaaggaaaatcttcatggaaccattgatgccaataaagaacctttatttttaagattgcaAACATTTGAATCATCAAAAAAAGCCTTTTccactttaaagaaccttttgcgCAATGGCAAGGTTTTTAAATAttgaaggttctttatggaaccatcgaTGACAATAACGAACCTTTAACTTTAAGATTGAAACAAAGAACATTTTAGAGGGTTCACTGAGGAACCTAAGATGCTGCAAAGAACCACTGAAGAACTACAAGCCAACAGAGCTTCATTAGCAAAGTGATTGCACATATTAAAAGCTAAATCCACATCATTGTGCGCTCTGGAACCAGATGAGGCATTTGGCACATGATACTGATTTTTATCAGCGATGTCAGCACGCCTGGATTTGGAAAACACTGCTTCTATTCTACAACCCTGCACACATCCACAATCTAGAACCTCAGCTGTTCCAGAGCAGCTGATATTATTACCTATAATACACTCTAGTGAGCTCTTGTGCTGTGATTTATATACGCCTTGGGGCTTATAGACACCCAACCACCAGCCGACTTTAGCAAAAACACCTGCTCTCCTCCACCCCTGCTCCATTTGTCCACAACCTTCCAGAATGTTGTATTAAATACATCAAGCTAATCTCACTTCTAGCAGAATGCAGGTTAATGAGATGTGGGATAACGAGATGCTGGGATTAATTGGGGATGTTATTTGTCGAGTGGGAGGTAAACAGAGAGATGTGCTGGTGTAAACTCATTAAAGCTCTGTCTTTACACAAACATGTCAGCGTTATCATATCAAAGACGAATAAGTGGaccaaaataagttttacacatGGGATGTTTAGATGCTTATTCATGTAAAGTGCTGCTGtttgcatctttttgtaatttgattTACATCGTGTGTATATTTGGCAACCCTGGTCCTGTTCAAATCCAAACGTATTTATTATTCCTGTTCAAATTTAATTCGCCTTTAACCTaaacttttttttaggattcttaaatcattaaaattattcGTAACATTTCCATGGGCCCCCTGAGATTTTAAGTTAAAATTTCAATTATCGAATCACATATTTGCATGTTAATTTCTTTAATGTCGAATAATATTAAattgttatataatttaaatataatattttagtagTTGAAGTATGTTTTGActctaaatagaaaaaaagagaaatatattactgttataaattacatttttgcaaaTTATGAAAGagtaccaaaaaaataataatacaataaatgtgtaatatatcAGATTTAATCGTACTAAGCTGTAATCGCAATTATCATGCAATTTTACAGTGTTTAGATACAGTGTTGCCAATGCATTTGCTTTAAACTGAACGACTAAAATGCAACTAAAAGcaacaatataaacaaagaaaataatcaatcttatataaaatatacaaaaaaaactataatagtatatcaaagACATTAAAACAACATTGCTCTTTTTAAAACATCACAAGATGGGATTGCTTCATTCTTATTGTGCACACTTGGCATTAAGCTCCAGACGCATTAAGCCATGTTTCTCATATTGTAGATAAGGATTCAAATCCAGTTTGACTTTTCACCTTCTTCTCCaaagcatttctcattttcatctctttgctttaaataaaaattccaaGAAATTTTTACACAAAATGGACATTGTTCTGTGAACATGTCCAATAAATCAGGTGTTAAGAAGCTTTCATAACAGGAAAGCAAAGGCGCGCCACGAAGCCAAGAGAAAAACCCATGTCACTTGGAATTCATCAGCAGCTGCCGAGCAGGAGAAGCGTCACTAGCCCACGGAAACGCTCCACAAATTGATGTGACGTAAAAAGAAACCGAGGCATTTTAGCTTCACAACACAATGTGCTCCTAAAGGGTCTGTCTGCATGTCCACTGCAAAAGGCCCAGCGACCTAGAAAAATGGATTCTAGCAAAGCCAAAAAATAGGAAGCAGAGGTGATATATAATAGTTTAGCAGTATCTCAAAGTACATCTTACAAACCTGCATACATGCcacttaaccctataaagcctactgtattacatttctaaggcctctaacatgatcaaaactttgttGAACAAAACTTCTGTAGCCTGATAAATGACTCACATTTTTAGATACTAAAAGGTCTTTCACTATAATTGTGAAAATATCCTCCTTCATATAgtgtctttttgctgtgaaatccaattttttataaagtaaacatgagaataactttgatattgtcagTAATATTTCAAGTTTGGTTTATatgattatcttttttttcaatCATGTTTAAATGAGTATCAAATGTGATTATCAAGCTTTTGAgcaatgtttatttgttcatcccTCAGTCAGCATTGCATTACAtgttttgatcataaaactagGCTTTTAAGtatcatcttactaagacattaTTGGGCGATGAAGCGTGAACACagatatttatattatgttatttaaatatctGCTATATTGTTATTAAGATCTTGTTGGTTTATATTACAAGCTATTGGAATTTCATGTCTTTATGGTAATCtaaatatcagcaactgcaccaaattgctaatttttgctcagtttgggcaTCTGACACACTGTATCTGACCTACTTAACATATTCCTGTAACAAACACACTGCAGTTTCTCTTGTCACAGAATGCACACTAACACAACATCAGCATCAGCACACATAAGATCATCCACCTACTCTAGACGTCAAGAGCTTCATTGGTAAGAAGCGGCTTAC includes these proteins:
- the LOC128020833 gene encoding rabphilin-3A-like — protein: MYGRQMESTAGIEELTDEEKEIINSVLARAKMMEAMEQERIGRLVNHLDSMKRTACGDGYSRCLFCGQQFGLTGVRAVVCTECKKNMCTKCGVQSVTHSSPIWLCKICSEHKEMLKRSGAWFFKGLPHQILPAPLPISNNRDITSAPTSTNPSTDREPSVSSRPKNGESMQVSDREQQISAETMPPKRDEHSVIPQRALEEDRGGQSMSRSTVQSKQTYSPVVKRELPAMSSKPPVSTLSVTPIQKDPVSRSEAMASPAIQTNTCFPAANIIPSSRQPPPPTAEDEEDANSYDSDDATTLGMLDFSLLYEEEKNELHCNIIKAKGLKPMDSNGLADPYVKLHLLPGASKSNKLRTKTIRTTLNPVWNETLVYHGITNEDMQKKTLRLSVSDEDKFGHNEFIGETRVVLKKLKLNQKKTYNVCLERVIPVRCTAGAGASRGMALYEEELKNDEKEEERGRILISLTYNSQQSRLIVGVVRCAHLAAMDSNGYSDPFVKIHLKPDMGKKAKYKTQIKKKTLNPEFNEEFGYEVKHAELAKKTLDVSVWDYDMGKSNDFIGGCQLGISAKGECLKHWYECLKNKDKKIERWHVLLNQNNIEADD